One segment of Triticum aestivum cultivar Chinese Spring chromosome 2A, IWGSC CS RefSeq v2.1, whole genome shotgun sequence DNA contains the following:
- the LOC123189680 gene encoding uncharacterized protein, with the protein MAVGGRRAAAAACGRWCLVILAVASALGVSGPALYWRYNKGFSSAAAAAVSAPSCPPCTCDCPPPLSLQSIAPGLVNFSISACGTNDPERTKEMEKQFVDLLNEELKLQQVVAEEHIHHMNATLVEAKRQATLYQREAEKCNAATETCEEAREKSEGAISKERKLTALWERRARESGWQDSRAATAAR; encoded by the exons ATGGCAGTCggagggcggcgcgcggcggcggcggcgtgcgggcgGTGGTGCCTGGTGATCCTCGCCGTGGCCTCCGCGCTCGGCGTCTCCGGGCCCGCGCTCTACTGGCGCTACAATAAGGgcttctcctccgccgccgcggccgccgtctcCGCCCCCTCCTGCCCGCCCTGCACCTGCGACTGCCCGCCGCCGCTCTCCCTCCAGTCCATCGCGCCCG GGCTCGTGAACTTCTCAATTTCAG CTTGCGGCACAAATGACCCTGAGCGTACCAAGGAGATGGAGAAGCAGTTTGTTGATCTCCTCAACGAGGAACTCAAGTTGCAGCAGGTTGTAGCTGAGGAGCACATCCATCACATGAATGCCACACTTGTCGAAGCAAAAAGACAGGCTACCCTGTACCAGCGAGAGGCGGAGAAGTGTAACGCGGCCACAGAGACTTGTGAGGAAGCCAGGGAGAAGTCTGAGGGGGCAATCTCAAAGGAGAGGAAACTGACAGCACTGTGGGAACGCCGAGCTCGCGAATCGGGTTGGCAGGATTCTCGAGCCGCGACCGCCGCACGATAG